From Toxorhynchites rutilus septentrionalis strain SRP chromosome 2, ASM2978413v1, whole genome shotgun sequence, a single genomic window includes:
- the LOC129764801 gene encoding odorant receptor 33b-like: protein MFDCIMSDLRTLGGVAQLEKTLQNRREVTRQMKAIIQNHQDVIKYLNLANEVFSTYFCMSLVSMTGTMSFLLIALVWLRWYPALFLICLASFQIFDICFLGTLLLLKGEELEREVYVTTWHELDVSDQKSLKLLLLASQKTKEISYRFGLMNMGTFVQSHKLIYSFFTMLVTTKE, encoded by the exons ATGTTCGATTGCATAATGTCAGATCTGAGAACACTTGGAGGGGTTGCTCAGTTGGAGAAAACATTGCAAAATCGGCGCGAGGTGACGCGACAGATGAAAGCGATTATACAAAACCATCAAGATGTGATCAA GTATTTGAATCTAGCAAACGAAGTTTTCAGCACATATTTCTGTATGAGTCTCGTGTCCATGACCGGTACAATGTCATTTTTGCTGATTGCGTTGGTTTGG CTTCGCTGGTACCCAGCATTATTTCTGATCTGCTTGGCATCCTTTCAAATTTTTGACATATGCTTTCTTGGAACACTACTGCTGCTGAAG GGTGAAGAATTGGAACGCGAAGTATATGTCACAACGTGGCATGAGCTGGATGTTTCGGATCAAAAGTCGTTGAAATTGCTTCTATTGGCGAGTCAAAaaacgaaggaaatttcttacCGATTCGGTTTGATGAATATGGGCACCTTCGTCCAG AGTCACAAATTGATCTATAGTTTCTTCACCATGCTTGTAACCACAAAAGAATAG